A stretch of Coccidioides posadasii str. Silveira chromosome 2, complete sequence DNA encodes these proteins:
- a CDS encoding uncharacterized protein (EggNog:ENOG410Q59A): MGVVHGDLYQPNMLWNEEMQQFMAIDFEQGTLMPKKHPNKPYLYPKRMRNSSDPENAKRSGGLLAAQIKHTEGHCDSVHQRLSGALKPTDSFLAIQVCVTHLALRQDRPFRSLREDYDIAIANFWKRHLTSREEYTLHSSYKLTDPPLGWHVNFGRRLTFGSKWIGYYYDLIDRQTCADFSTHWNKLPHLLLDVVVGPVAWPELFEREFPYSAADDINREWFSGEQFGDGDTHKVLGFSECLPGKKGGFLDAGALGNWEPGNWEENFTWAYGYEGAVLPGGRIMMGRWRKMMSQEWDGDPFIFWEPL, encoded by the exons ATGGGTGTGGTTCATGGTGACCTTTATCAGCCAAATATGCTGTGGAATGAAGAGATGCAGCAGTTTATGGCAATCGATTTCGAGCAGGGGACGCTGATGCCCAAAAAGCATCCAAACAAACCTTATTTATATCCAAAGCGTATGCGAAACTCTTCTGATCCTGAAAATGCGAAGCGGTCTGGTGGGCTTTTGGCCGCGCAGATTAAGCATACAGAAGGACACTGTGACAGCGTGCATCAAAGACTATCGGGAGCTCTCAAGCCGACAGATTCCTTTCTCGCGATACAGGTATGCGTAACGCATTTAGCTCTTCGCCAAGACCGGCCGTTTCGCTCTTTGCGTGAAGATTACGATATTGCTATTGC AAATTTTTGGAAGAGACATTTGACAAGCAGAGAGGAGTATACTTTGCATTCGTCTTACAAGCTGACGGACCCGCCTCTTGGCTGGCATGTAAATTTCGGGAGGAGGCTTACTTTTGGCTCCAAATGGATCGGTTACTATT ACGACCTTATCGATCGTCAGACGTGTGCTGATTTCTCGACGCATTGGAACAAACTCCCTCATTTG CTGCTTGACGTGGTTGTAGGGCCCGTGGCCTGGCCGGAGTTATTCGAACGGGAGTTCCCATATTCTGCCGCCGATGACATTAACCGAGAATGGTTTAGCGGTGAACAGTTTGGGGATGGCGATACCCATAAAGTCTTGGGATTCTCCGAATGTTTGCCCGGGAAGAAAGGGGGCTTCCTTG ATGCGGGTGCTCTAGGAAACTGGGAGCCCGGCAACTGGGAAGAGAATTTTACATGGGCATATGGTTATGAAGGCGCAGTTCTACCAGGTGGTAGAATTATGATGGGAAgatggaggaagatgatgtCCCAGGAATGGGATGGGGACCCATTTATATTCTGGGAACCGCTGTGA